Proteins encoded by one window of Plasmodium falciparum 3D7 genome assembly, chromosome: 4:
- a CDS encoding BSD-domain protein, putative has protein sequence MGNKHNKKKYELCEIQYEEKDFQLKYPWNEIIKWGSDDLNVDINIKIVKKVIEEIKDITLDEESFFNITEGKDIQSFHFEDKYVLWATALLKDIPNLKKIRYNIVPKYINENEFWLRYFSSIKMIIIKNFFETMQN, from the exons ATGggaaataaacataataaaaaaaagtatgaATTATGTGAAATTCAATACGAAGAAAAAG ATTTTCAATTAAAATATCCATGGAacgaaattataaaatgggGGAGTGACGATTTAAAtgttgatataaatataaagatagTAAAAAAAGTAATTGAAGAAATCAAAGATATAACATTAGATGAAGAAagcttttttaatattacagAAGGGAAGGATATTCAATCATTTCATTTTGAAGATAAGTATGTTCTATGGGCAACAGCgttattaaaagatataccgaatttaaaaaaaatcagATATAATATTGTTCCGAAATATATTAACGAAAATGAATTCTGGTTAAGATATTTTTCAtctataaaaatgataataataaaaaatttctttGAAACTATGCAGAATTAA
- a CDS encoding apical asparagine-rich protein AARP, whose amino-acid sequence MWKFITIIIFSIYYIDGKSILRNNKSHNNLPISKTNEEEEGKININNLKPIKQHDNIIEDVHIKENKFISIKNKDKNGSFIDLSMRYNEKESDNDEEEEEDEEDNEDNNTNNNNNNNNNNNNDDDHHNDDDHHDNNDNHDNDNNDNNNNNNDNNNNNNDNNNNNNDNNNNSSAAFTALPPPPPPVPPPPPPTLTPSGIVGNVLSTFVSHGLKLIGVP is encoded by the coding sequence ATGTGGAAGTTTATtaccataataatattttccatatattatattgacGGAAAAAGTATATTGAGGAATAACAAAAGTCATAACAATTTGCCTATATCAAAAACGAATGAAGAAGAGGAaggtaaaataaatataaataatttaaagcCTATAAAACaacatgataatattatagaaGATGTACATATTAAGGAGAACAAATTTATttccataaaaaataaagacaaAAATGGTTCCTTTATTGATTTAAGTATGagatataatgaaaaagaatctgataatgatgaggaagaagaagaagatgaagaagacaatgaagataataacacaaataataataataataataataataataataacaatgatgatgatcaccataatgatgatgatcatcatgataataatgataatcatgataatgataataatgataataataataataataatgataataataataataataatgataataataataataataatgataataataataattcctCTGCTGCATTCACAGCTCTTCCTCCACCACCACCTCCTGTACCTCCCCCACCTCCACCAACATTAACACCTTCAGGTATTGTAGGTAATGTTCTTTCAACTTTTGTATCACATGGTTTAAAATTAATCGGAGTACcctaa